From the genome of Perca flavescens isolate YP-PL-M2 chromosome 12, PFLA_1.0, whole genome shotgun sequence, one region includes:
- the acadm gene encoding medium-chain specific acyl-CoA dehydrogenase, mitochondrial, translated as MLLNRVLKASVRSGIRLQSSSAAAASSVAGSHSTSSLGYSFELTDQQKEFQQLARKYAREEIVPAAAAYDRSGEYPVPIIKKAWELGLMNNHIPQEYGGMGLSNFDSCLITEELAYGCTGVQTAIEANSLGQMPVIIAGSDTQKRKYLGRMTEEPLMCAYCVTEPGAGSDVASLKTRAVRMGDEYVVNGQKMWITNGGKANWYFLLARTNADPKCPASKAFTGFIVDADTPGIQIGRKEMNMGQRCSDTRGITFEDVRIPKENVLIAEGSGFKIAMGAFDNTRPPVAAGATGLAQRALDEATSYALERKTFGKVIAEHQAVSFLLAEMAMKVELARMAYQRSAWEVDQGRRNTYYASIAKAFAGDIANQVATDAVQIFGGNGFNSEYPVEKLMRDAKIYQIYEGTAQIQRLIIAREHLGRFKK; from the exons ATGCTGCTCAACAGG GTTCTCAAAGCCAGTGTACGGTCTGGGATCCGGCTGCAGAGCtccagtgctgctgctgcatccaGTGTTGCAGGATCCCACAGCACATCTTCCCTTGGCTACTCATTTG AGCTGACGGATCAGCAAAAGGAGTTCCAACAGCTGGCGAGGAAGTATGCACGTGAAGAGATCGTCCCTGCAGCAGCTGCTTATGACCGGAGTGGTGAA TATCCTGTCCCCATCATCAAGAAGGCATGGGAGCTAGGTCTAATGAACAACCACATTCCACAAGAATATG GTGGAATGGGCTTGTCCAACTTTGACAGCTGTCTTATCACAGAAGAGTTGGCTTATGGCTGCACAGGAGTCCAGACTGCTATCGAAGCAAACTCTCTGGGA CAAATGCCTGTTATTATAGCCGGCAGTGACACACAGAAGAGGAAATACCTGGGAAGGATGACTGAGGAGCCTCTTATGTGT GCGTACTGTGTGACCGAGCCCGGCGCGGGCTCTGATGTGGCCAGCCTCAAGACCCGGGCTGTGAGGATGGGTGATGAATATGTTGTTAATGGGCAGAAGATGTGGATCACCAATGGTGGGAAAGCTAACTG GTACTTCCTCCTGGCCCGCACTAACGCAGATCCTAAATGTCCAGCCAGCAAGGCTTTTACTGGCTTCATTGTGGATGCTGACACTCCAGGAATTCAAATAGGAAGGAAG gAGATGAACATGGGCCAGAGGTGCTCTGATACCAGAGGCATCACCTTTGAGGATGTAAGAATCCCAAAGGAGAACGTCCTGATCGCAGAGGGATCTGGCTTCAAAATTGCCATGGGTGCCTTTGACAACACTCGTCCACCA GTGGCAGCAGGAGCAACAGGCCTGGCACAGAGGGCCCTTGATGAAGCTACCAGTTATGCACTAGAGAGGAAGACCTTTGGCAAAGTTATTGCTGAG CACCAGGCAGTGTCCTTCCTCCTAGCTGAGATGGCGATGAAGGTGGAGCTGGCCAGGATGGCGTACCAGCGGTCTGCCTGGGAAGTGGACCAGGGCCGCAGAAACACCTACTACGCCTCCATCGCCAAGGCCTTCGCTGGAGACATCGCCAATCAGGTGGCCACCGATGCTGTTCAGATATTTGGAGGCAACGGCTTCAACAGCGAATACCCGGTGGAGAAGCTGATGAGAGACGCCAAGATCTACCAG ATCTACGAGGGCACTGCTCAAATTCAAAGACTCATTATTGCCCGAGAACACCTGGGAAGATTTAAGAAATAA
- the rps8a gene encoding small ribosomal subunit protein eS8, giving the protein MGISRDNWHKRRKTGGKRKPYHKKRKYELGRPPANTKIGPRRIHTVRVRGGNKKYRALRLDVGNFSWGSECCTRKTRIIDVVYNASNNELVRTKTLVKNCIVLVDSLPYRQWYEAHFATPLGRKKGAKLTPEEEEVLNKKRSKKTQKKYDDRKKTAKISTLLEEQFQQGKLLACIASRPGQCGRADGYILEGKELEFYLRKIKAKKGK; this is encoded by the exons ATGG GTATCTCAAGGGATAACTGGCATAAACGCCGCAAGACCGGCGGTAAACGCAAGCCCTACCACAAGAAAAGGAAGTATGAGCTTGGGCGACCTCCTGCAAACACAAAA ATTGGACCTCGTCGCATCCACACAGTGAGGGTCCGTGGTGGGAACAAGAAGTACCGTGCTCTGAGGCTGGATGTTGGTAACTTCTCATGGGGCTCCGAGT GCTGTACACGTAAAACCAGAATCATTGATGTGGTTTACAATGCCTCCAACAACGAACTGGTCAGAACCAAGACCCTTGTGAAGAACTGCATTGTCCTCGTTGACAGCCTTCCCTACAGGCAGTGGTATGAGGCCCACTTCGCCACTCCTCTGGGACGCAAGAAAGGAGCCAAGCTG ACTCCTGAGGAGGAAGAGGTTCTGAACAAGAAGAGGTCAAAGAAGACTCAGAAGAAGTATGATGACCGTAAAAAGACTGCCAAGATCAGCACCCTCTTGGAagagcagttccagcagggaaAACTGCTTG CTTGCATCGCCTCCAGACCCGGCCAGTGCGGCAGAGCAGACGGCTACATTCTGGAGGGCAAGGAGCTTGAGTTCTACCTGAGGAAGATCAAGGCCAAGAAAGGCAAATAG
- the LOC114565086 gene encoding LOW QUALITY PROTEIN: E3 ubiquitin-protein ligase HECTD3-like (The sequence of the model RefSeq protein was modified relative to this genomic sequence to represent the inferred CDS: inserted 1 base in 1 codon): MSLGDNPHLLLGRIRFLNRCIECFKRSEPLPECLCYVPNEVCYKICKDSSSTSSGSTGASTAGSTVGKTLVSVFESPHQTLHIKKLCKYNIEPKKGTCIRTTGEEYCNSQGLWVKINKEQLEEHRLGQELEEGWILVCKHTEGGDRLVPVESPETISRQQQLFGYDHKPCNRWEQVVGVENALYIGSKPKIAECDDAAVQKLRYVPPTWVYECDEDLVHYFYDHIEKEDEILGSLKQCVTSIDVSSCSEDPSGVVSRLTDGDVETFWESDGKDDKRWIRLHMKRGTVVNKLILTVDSTDDNYMPKRITVFGGEGDNLKKLSDVTIDDNLIGEVCVLEDMTSHLPVIEVRIEECRDEGIDVRIRGLKIKSSCERDLGLNADVFLSSNLVRYPXLQGNTPGVLYRRALIIQRFICLLDSVLPHLVPAWDYSLGTFNQIKSIKQFLLLSKRRSALITQCLKDSETNKPNFMPRLYINRRLAMEHRDNPSLDASCKNAVFNQVYEGLKPSDKFDKTLDYRWPARYDQWWECKFVAEGIIDQGGGFRDSLADMSEELCPSSAECPMPLPFFSRTSNQGSLEARDYYVPNPSCKEFHKYEWIGQLMGAALRGKDFLVLALPGLVWKQLTGEAVSWSKDFPAVDSVLVNLLEAIENMDQETYEFRFGDELVYTSLLSDGQMVELIPGGSNVAVRYEDRSEFVRLVQKARLEESRQQIAAMQAGLLKVVPQAALDLLTWQEVEKKVCGDPEITVEALKRLTRYEDLEQSDVRVQYLWEALTNFTNEDRSRFLRFITGRSRLPAPIYVFPDKRGSETTDSLPQSSTCSSTLYLPNYPSAKVCEEKLRYAAYNCVAIDTDMSPWEE; this comes from the exons atgtctCTGGGCGACAACCCTCACCTGCTGCTCGGCAGGATCCGCTTCCTGAACAGGTGCATTGAATGTTTCAAGAGGAGCGAGCCGTTGCCGGAGTGTCTGTGTTATGTCCCCAACGAGGTGTGCTACAAAATCTGCAAGGATTCATCGTCCACCTCCTCCGGGTCCACCGGAGCATCTACAGCAGGATCCACTGTGGGGAAGACGCTCGTCTCCGTCTTTGAGAGTCCACACCAGACTCTACACATTAAGAAATTATGCAAGTACAACATTGAACCAAAGAAAGGGACATGTATCCGGACAACAGGGGAGGAATACTGCAACAGCCAGGGCCTGTGGGTCAAAATCAATAAG GAGCAGCTGGAGGAGCACCGTCTGGGCCAGGAGTTGGAGGAAGGCTGGATCCTGGTGTGTAAACACACAGAGGGAGGCGACAGGCTGGTGCCGGTGGAATCACCAGAGACCATCAGCAGACAACAGCAGCTCTTCGGCTACGACCACAAGCCCTGCAACAGGTGGGAGCAGGTGGTGGGTGTGGAGAACGCGCTTTACATCGGCTCCAAACCCAAAATCGCTGAGTGTGATGATGCTGCCGTCCAGAAGCTAAG GTATGTTCCCCCCACCTGGGTATATGAATGTGACGAGGACTTGGTGCACTACTTCTATGACCACATAGAGAAAGAGGATGAGATCCTGGGGAGTTTGAAGCAGTGCGTGACCAGCATTGATGTTTCTTCATGTTCG GAGGATCCCAGCGGAGTGGTGAGCCGTCTGACAGACGGCGATGTTGAAACTTTCTGGGAGAGTGACGGCAAGGATGATAAACGATGGATCCGCCTACACATGAAGAGAGGCACTGTGGTCAA TAAGCTGATATTGACGGTGGACTCTACAGACGACAACTACATGCCCAAGCGAATCACAGTGTttggaggagagggagacaaCCTGAAGAAGCTGAGTGATGTCACCATAGACGA CAACCTGATTGGAGAAGTATGTGTGCTGGAGGATATGACGTCTCACCTGCCTGTGATTGAGGTTCGGATTGAGGAATGTAGAG ATGAGGGGATAGACGTCCGGATCCGAGGCTTGAAGATCAAGTCGTCATGTGAAAGAGACCTGGGTCTGAACGCTGATGTTTTCTTGTCCTCTAACCTGGTGCGCTACC GTCTGCAGGGCAACACGCCAGGCGTCCTGTACCGCAGAGCACTAATCATCCAGAG GTTCATCTGTCTCCTGGACAGTGTGCTCCCACACTTGGTACCGGCCTGGGACTATAGTCTGGGCACCTTCAACCAGATCAAA AGCATAAAGCAGTTCCTGCTGCTGTCCAAACGCCGCTCAGCCCTCATCACACAGTGCCTGAAGGACTCGGAGACCAATAAGCCAAACTTCATGCCCCGACTCTACATCAACAGACGTCTGGCCATGGAGCACAGAGACAACCCCTCTCTGGACGCCAGCTGCAAGAACGCTGTGTTCAATCAG GTGTATGAAGGCCTCAAGCCATCGGACAAATTTGATAAGACTTTGGATTATAG ATGGCCCGCTCGGTATGACCAGTGGTGGGAATGTAAGTTCGTTGCAGAGGGAATCATTGACCAGGGCGGTGGATTTCGGGACAGCCTGGCTGACATGTCTGAGGAGCTCTGCCCCAGCTCAGCTGAGTGTCCCATGCCGCTGCCATTCTTCAGCCGTACTTCCAACCAG GGCTCCTTAGAGGCCAGAGACTACTACGTCCCCAATCCGTCCTGTAAAGAGTTCCACAAGTATGAGTGGATAGGTCAGCTCATGGGAGCTGCTCTCAGAGGAAAAGACTTCTTG GTCTTGGCTCTGCCCGGGCTGGTGTGGAAGCAGCTGACTGGGGAGGCTGTCAGCTGGAGTAAAGATTTCCCAGCTGTAGACTCTGTGCTG gtgaaccTGCTGGAGGCCATAGAGAACATGGACCAGGAGACGTATGAGTTCAGGTTTGGTGACGAGCTGGTGTACACCAGCCTGCTGAGCGACGGCCAGATGGTGGAGCTCATCCCCGGCGGCAGTAACGTGGCCGTTCGTTACGAGGACCGCAGCGAGTTTGTGCGGCTGGTGCAGAAGGCTCGGCTAGAGGAGAGCAGGCAGCAG ATTGCAGCCATGCAGGCGGGGCTGCTAAAGGTGGTTCCTCAGGCGGCGCTGGACCTGCTCACCTGGCAGGAAGTAGAGAAGAAAGTGTGTGGAGACCCTGAGATCACTGTGGAGGCCCTGAAACGACTCA CACGCTATGAGGACCTGGAACAAAGTGATGTTAGAGTGCAATACTTATGGGAAGCACTGACGAACTTCACCAATG AGGATCGCAGCAGGTTTCTGAGGTTTATAACTGGTAGAAGTCGTCTACCTGCGCCTATCTACGTCTTTCCTGACAAACGAGG CTCTGAAACGACCGATTCACTTCCACAGTCCTCCACATGTTCCAGCACTCTTTATTTGCCCAACTACCCAAG TGCAAAGGTTTGTGAGGAGAAGCTGCGTTATGCTGCTTACAACTGTGTGGCCATCGACACCGACATGAGCCCCTGGGAAGAGTGA